The Elgaria multicarinata webbii isolate HBS135686 ecotype San Diego chromosome 1, rElgMul1.1.pri, whole genome shotgun sequence genome has a window encoding:
- the YTHDF1 gene encoding YTH domain-containing family protein 1: MSATSVDPQRPKAQDNKVQNGSLHQKDTVHDNDFEPYLSGQSNQNNSYPSMTDPYLSSYYPPSISFPYSLSEAPWSTGGDPPIPYLTTYGQLSNGDHHFMHDAVFGQPGGLGNNIYPHRFNFFPENPPFSAWGTSGSQGQQTQNSAYGSSYSYPPSSLGGTIVDGQTGFHNDTLNKAPGMNSIEQGMVGLKIGGDVATSAVKTVGSVVNSAGMTGALSGNGGSSINLPVSKPTSWAAIASKPAKPQPKMKAKSGPVIGGALPPPPIKHNMDIGTWDNKGPVAKVPTPQQIPSPQSVPQPQIIQPIPAQPPPLSQLPYQNPQPLPPQNRWVAPRNRNAAFGQTAGTGNESNSPGSTPANSIPGGESHPVLEKLKAAHSYNPKDFEWNLKNGRVFIIKSYSEDDIHRSIKYSIWCSTEHGNKRLDSAFRSMNSKGPVYLLFSVNGSGHFCGVAEMKSSVDYGTSAGVWSQDKWKGKFDVKWIFVKDVPNNQLRHIRLENNDNKPVTNSRDTQEVPLEKAKQVLKIIATYKHTTSIFDDFSHYEKRQEEEEVVRKERQNRNKQ; encoded by the exons AACAACAGCTATCCATCAATGACAGATCCCTACTTATCCAGTTATTATCCGCCGTCTATTAGCTTTCCCTACTCTCTCAGTGAAGCACCATGGTCCACTGGAGGAGACCCTCCTATTCCATACCTCACTACCTATGGACAGCTCAGTAATGGTGATCACCATTTCATGCATGATGCTGTTTTTGGACAGCCTGGTGGCCTGGGGAACAACATTTACCCACACAGGTTTAATTTTTTCCCTGAAAACCCACCTTTCTCAGCATGGGGAACGAGTGGGTCTCAAGGACAGCAGACTCAAAACTCAGCTTATGGAAGCAGCTACAGCTATCCAcccagctctctgggtggtactaTTGTGGATGGGCAGACCGGATTTCATAACGATACTTTAAATAAAGCTCCTGGGATGAATAGCATTGAACAAGGAATGGTTGGACTGAAGATAGGTGGGGACGTCGCAACATCTGCCGTGAAAACGGTGGGTTCCGTGGTGAACAGTGCTGGGATGACGGGCGCTTTGTCTGGCAATGGTGGATCAAGTATAAACTTGCCAGTTTCTAAGCCAACCTCTTGGGCTGCTATTGCTAGCAAACCTGCAAAACCTCAGCCCAAGATGAAAGCAAAAAGTGGGCCTGTAATAGGCGGGGCTTTGCCTCCGCCACCTATTAAACATAACATGGACATCGGTACGTGGGACAATAAAGGTCCTGTGGCCAAAGTTCCTACTCCCCAGCAGATCCCTTCTCCTCAATCAGTCCCACAACCACAGATTATTCAGCCTATTCCTGCCCAGCCACCTCCGCTGAGCCAGCTGCCATATCAGAACCCTCAGCCGCTGCCACCTCAAAACCGGTGGGTGGCGCCTCGTAACCGAAACGCAGCTTTTGGCCAAACTGCAGGAACTGGCAATGAGAGCAATTCACCTGGCAGTACTCCAGCTAACTCCATCCCAGGCGGTGAATCCCATCCTGTTCTTGAAAAGCTGAAAGCTGCCCACAGTTACAACCCTAAGGATTTTGAATGGAACCTTAAAAATGGACGTGTGTTCATAATTAAGAGCTATTCTGAGGACGATATTCATCGTTCCATCAAATATTCCATTTGGTGTAGCACAGAACATGGCAACAAGCGTTTGGACAGTGCTTTCCGCTCTATGAATAGTAAGGGCCCAGTCTACTTACTCTTCAGCGTCAACGGCAGTGGACATTTCTGTGGAGTGGCAGAAATGAAGTCTTCAGTGGACTATGGCACCAGTGCTGGCGTCTGGTCTCAGGACAAATGGAAGGGGAAGTTCGACGTCAAGTGGATCTTCGTGAAAGATGTGCCCAACAATCAGCTCCGACATATCAGGCTGGAGAACAATGACAACAAACCGGTTACAAACTCCCGTGACACTCAGGAGGTGCCCttagaaaaagcaaaacaagtgCTTAAAATTATTGCTACGTACAAGCACACCACCTCCATCTTCGATGACTTTTCTCATTACGAAAAAcgtcaggaggaggaagaggtggtgcgGAAG GAACGTCAGAATCGAAATAAACAATAA